One window of the Halobacillus litoralis genome contains the following:
- the brnQ gene encoding branched-chain amino acid transport system II carrier protein, translating into MKAKDTIFIGFTLFALFFGAGNLIYPVSLGIESGTSYIPAIIGFVITGVGMPIITVAAISLVRNGAVQLAGRVHPTFGLLFTAMVYLVIGPFFAIPRAANVAFETGVAPFLNGEALTLFLFTVVFFISVYWVSRNPSKLVDRVGQILTPALFLAILALVIGSFFMLDGPIQPAGEKYEAQPFFTGFVEGYLTMDAIASLAFGIIVVSSFRDRGVTDPKELTSRTLKAGLVTAAGLASVYIAIGWIGAKMATEGTYDNGSAILSGAAQIMYGDVGTVLLGLIVGLACFTTCVGLTVACGQFFSKRIPGLSYQAVILIVTFISFGISNIGLNQIISYSVPVLVFFYPITIVLVALTFMGRLFNHSPYVYRGAILLTAIIGLYDGLVAFGTDVSFITPLVSQLPLYELNLSWVFPAILGGILGMLFQYFKGQTRTSESYQN; encoded by the coding sequence ATGAAAGCAAAAGATACAATTTTTATCGGATTCACGCTGTTTGCTCTGTTTTTCGGTGCCGGAAACTTGATTTACCCGGTCTCTTTGGGGATTGAATCCGGTACTTCCTATATACCTGCAATCATTGGATTTGTTATTACAGGAGTGGGGATGCCGATCATCACTGTCGCTGCGATTTCCCTAGTTCGCAATGGGGCAGTCCAATTAGCCGGGCGGGTACATCCCACGTTCGGTTTATTATTTACTGCGATGGTTTACCTGGTCATCGGGCCTTTTTTTGCAATTCCACGTGCTGCTAATGTAGCTTTCGAAACGGGAGTCGCCCCGTTCTTGAATGGGGAAGCACTGACCCTTTTCCTATTCACAGTCGTATTCTTTATTTCCGTTTATTGGGTCAGCCGTAATCCTTCTAAATTAGTGGATCGCGTCGGACAGATATTAACCCCGGCACTTTTCTTAGCTATCTTAGCATTAGTCATCGGCAGCTTCTTTATGTTAGACGGACCAATCCAGCCTGCAGGTGAAAAATATGAAGCTCAACCGTTCTTTACAGGTTTCGTCGAAGGGTACTTGACTATGGACGCGATAGCTTCCTTAGCATTCGGTATCATCGTTGTCTCTTCATTTCGTGATCGAGGCGTTACCGATCCTAAAGAACTCACTTCCCGCACCTTAAAGGCTGGCCTTGTTACCGCAGCAGGCTTGGCAAGTGTGTATATTGCCATTGGTTGGATTGGAGCTAAGATGGCCACCGAAGGAACGTATGACAACGGGAGTGCCATTCTCTCCGGGGCTGCCCAAATCATGTACGGTGATGTCGGTACGGTTCTATTAGGGTTGATTGTCGGACTAGCCTGCTTCACTACTTGTGTCGGGCTGACAGTGGCCTGTGGGCAATTCTTCTCCAAGCGTATCCCAGGTTTATCTTATCAGGCTGTCATTTTAATTGTTACGTTCATCAGTTTCGGGATCTCAAATATAGGTCTTAATCAAATTATTTCTTATTCTGTCCCCGTGCTCGTATTCTTTTACCCAATCACAATCGTATTAGTGGCCCTCACATTCATGGGCAGGCTTTTCAATCATTCACCATATGTTTACCGCGGGGCTATCCTGCTTACCGCAATCATCGGGCTTTATGATGGTCTTGTCGCATTTGGTACAGACGTCTCGTTCATCACTCCGTTGGTTAGCCAATTACCCCTATATGAATTGAATTTGAGCTGGGTCTTTCCTGCCATCCTTGGTGGTATACTCGGCATGCTTTTCCAATATTTCAAAGGCCAGACAAGAACTTCCGAAAGTTATCAAAATTAA